DNA from Mesorhizobium sp. DCY119:
ACGTCGTCCGGCTGCACGTCCAGGACTTCCTTGGCATAGGCGTCGGCGATGATCAGCAGGTCGCGATGGAAATGCATCGTCGCCTTGGGTTCGCCGGTCGTGCCCGAGGTGAAGCCGAGCAGCGCGACATCGTCGCGGCCCGTCGGCACGGCTGAGAATTTCACCGGCTTGTCGAGCGCGATGCGGTCGAGCTCGGCGTCATGATTAGCGGTGCCGTCGAAGCCGATGACCTTTTTCAGGAAGCGGCTGTCCTTGGCGCAGGCGACGAGTTCGTCCTTGATGCGCGTGTCACACAGCGCGAACTCGACCTCGGCCTTGTCGATGATCTGGCCGAGTTCACCGGCGCGTAGCATCGGCATGGTGTTGACGACGACGGCACCTGCCTTGGTGGCGGCGAGCCAGCAGGCGACCATGGCAGGATTGTTGGCCGAGCGGATCAGCACACGATTCCCGGGCTTTACGCCGTAATTCTCGACCAGCGCATGGGCGATGCGGTTCGACCAATCGGTGAGTTCTTTGTAGGTGCGGCGGCGGCCATTGCCGATCAGCGCGGTATTGTCGCCAAAACCCTTGGCTACCATCGCATCGGTGAATTCGACACCGGCATTCAGGACTTGCGGATAGTCGAAGCCGTCGAGCAATAGATCCGGCCACTCATCATCCGGCGGCAGGTTGTCACGTGTGAAAGTGTCGGTATGCGCCGATGGTCCCAGCATTTGTTATTATCCCCTCGCCAGTGTTTGCCTGGCTATTATGATTTTCTGCACGTCCGAGGCGCCCTCATAGATGCGCAGCGCCCGAATTTCGCGGTAGAGGCTTTCGACGACGCTGCCCTTGCGCACGCCGTCGCCGCCATGGATCTGCACCGCCTTGTCGATCACGCTCTGGGCGCGGTCGGTGGCATAGAGCTTGGCCATCGCCGCTTCGCGGCTGACACGGGCAGCGCCCGAATCCTTCAGCCATGCGGCGCGGTAGACGAGCAGTGCCGACGCATCGATGTCGAGCGCCATGTCGGCGATGTGGCCCTGCACCATCTGCAATTCGGACATCGGCGCGCCGAACAATTCGCGCGAGGTCGAACGCGCGATCGATTCATCCAGTGCCCTGCGGGCAAAGCCGAGGGCTGCCGCCGCGACCGTCGAGCGGAATACGTCGAGCACCGACATGGCGATGCGGAACCCCTCGCCCGGTTTGCCGAGCATGGCCGACTTCGGCACGCGGCAGTTCTGGAAGGACAGCCGCGCAAGCGGATGCGGCGCGATCACCTCCAGCCGCTCGGTAATCGACAGACCGGGCGTATCGGCAGGCACGATAAACGCCGAAATGCCCTTGGCGCCTGCCCCTTCGCCGGTGCGGGCGAACACCGTATAGACATCGGCGATGCCGCCGTTGGAGATCCAGGTTTTTTCGCCGTCGAGGACGTAAGAGTCGCCCTCCTCGCGCGCGGCGAGATCGAGATTGGCGACGTCGGAGCCGGATTTCGGCTCGCTCAGCGCAAAGGCCGACAGCGCGTTGCCGGCGCGGGTTTTCGTCAGCCATTCGCGTTTCTGCCCGGGCGTACCGAACAGCGAAATCGCTCCGGTGCCGAGCCCCTGCATGGCGAAGGAGAAATCGGCAAGCCCATCGTGACGGGCGAGCGTCTCGCGGATGATGCAGAGGCTGCGGACATCGAGCCCGCTTTCGGCGTTTTCCGGATCGACGGCCGAGTGGGTCAGCCAGCCGCCTTCGCCCAGTTTTGCCACCAGTTCGCGGCAGGCGGCATCGACATCGCCGTGGTCGCCATGCCTGATGTTGGCGGCGGCCCACGCCTCGAGCTTGTCGGCTAGCGCCCGGTGGCGATCTTCGAAAAACGGCCAGTCGAGAAAGCTGCGGTCCGGCATCTCAATCGCCCTGGAAAACGGGTTTCTGGTGCGCGACGAAAGCGTCGTAGGCGCGCTTGAAGTCCAGCGTCTGCATGCAGATCGCCTGCGCCTGCGCTTCGGCCTCGATCGCCTGCTCGATCGACATCGACCATTCCTGATTGAGCATGGTCTTGGTCATCATGTGACCGAAATTCGGGCCGTCCGCGAGGCGTTTCGCCAATGCCAGAGCCTCGGCGTCGAGCGATGCGGGTTCGACGATGCGATTATAAAAACCCCAGCGCTCGCCTTCCTCCGCACTCATGGTGCGGCCGGTGTAGAGCAGTTCCGATGCGCGTCCCTGCCCGATGATGCGGGGCAGGATCGCGCAGGCGCCCATGTCGCAGCCGGCAAGGCCGACGCGGGTGAACAGGAACGCGGTCTTTGCTTCCGGGGTGGCAAGGCGAATGTCGGACGCCATGGCGATGATGGCACCGGCGCCGACACAGACGCCATCGACGGCGGCGATGATCGGCTTGCCGCAATTGACCATCGCCTTGATCAGGTCGCCGGTCATGCGGGTGAAGCGCAGCAGGCCCTTCATGTCCATGTCGAGCAGCGGGCCGATGATGTCGTGGACATCGCCGCCCGAGCAGAAATTGCCGCCATTGGAGCCGAACACCACGGCCTTGATATCGTCGGCATAGGCGAGCGCGCGGAACGCATCGCGCAGCTCGGCATAGCTGTCGAAGGTCAGCGGGTTCTTGCGCTCCGGCCGGTCGAGCGTGATGACGGCGACGCCGTCCTCGACGCGCCAGCGGAAATGTTTCGCGACGTAGCCCGCCATATCAGTCATCGCCATTCACCTTTGCTGTCAGTTTCGGCGAATTGCCGATTGTATCGAGATGGCCGATCATCTGCTCGCAGGCTTCCGGCGGCAGCTCTTCCAGAATGGCGCTGACCCACGTCGCATGCGCCGCCGCCATCCTGGAAAATTCCTCGGTTCCCTTTTTGGTCAGCCGCACCAGCGTCGCCCGCTTGTCGCCGGCCACCGGCACGCGCAGCACCAGCCCGTCGGTCACCAGGCGCTCGATGATGCCGGTGACATTGCCGTTGGACACGCGAAGGGCGGCTGAAAGCTCGCTCATCTTCAGCCCGTCCTCGAAACGGTAGAGCGCGGCCAGCACATCGAAGCGCGGCAAGGTAGTATCGAACTCGACACGCAGGTTCTCGCGTACGGTGGCCTCGACCAGCCTTGTCGCCTTGAGCAGTCTCAGCCAGACGCGCAGGCGCTGCCTCGCCATGTCGGGAGCTTCGCCCGGTTGCGGCATGCTCATATTTCGCCTCCCGAAATGGACAGGGCCTGCCCCGTGACCGAAGCCGAATGCGGCCCGCAGAGATAAAGCACGCTCTGCGCGACCTCTTCCGGCAACACGAAACGGCGCTGGGGATTGGTCTTCGTCAGCGTGGCGATGGCCTCGTCGCGGCTCTTGCCGGTCTTCTCAATGATGGTCTCGATAGAGCGTTCGAGCATCGGCGTCAGCGTGAAGCCGGGGCAGACGGCGTTGACGGTGATGCCGGTGTCGGCGAGTTCCAGCGCCAGCGAGCGCGTCAAGCCGAGGACGCCGTGCTTGGCCGCGCTGTAGGCCGATACGTAAGAGTAGCCCTTCAGGCTGGAGGTCGAGGCGATTGCGATCAGCCGGCCCTCCCTGCGCTTCATCATGCCGGCAAGTGCCTGCTGGAAGGTCAGGAAAACGCTGGTCAAATTGACGTCCAGCATCTGCCGCCACAGATCGAGGCTGGTGCGGTGGAAGGGCGCGCTTTCGGCGGCACCGGCATTGGCGACGACGATGTCCAGTTCGCCGACTTCACGGGCGATGCGCTCGAACAGTGCCTTCACGGACGCCTCGTCGGTTACATCGGCGGTCATGGCGACGATGCGTTGCGATGATGCCGCGACATCGGCAAGCGGCTCCATGCGGCGACCGGATATCACGACCGTTGCGCCGGCATCGGCAAGCGCCCGGGCGATCGTAGCGCCCATTCCCGAGCCGCCACCCGTCACCAATGCGCGCTTTCCCGTGAGGTCGGTCATACGGCGCGATCCTGTGCCGCCATCTCGGCGGCGCGTTCGGCCAGGCGGCGAATCTGGTCGCCACCGGGCTGATAGGGGTCGGGCCAGGCCTCGACGGTGTCGCCGAGCGAGGCGGCGGCGCGCAGTGTCCAATAGGGATCGGTCAGATGCGGGCGGGCGAGGCAGACGAGATCGGCACGGCCGGCAAGCAGGATCGAGTTGACGTGGTCGGGCTCGTAGATGTTGCCGACAGCCATGGTCGCCATGCCGGTTTCGTTGCGGATGCGGTCGGAGAACGGCGTCTGGAACATGCGGCCATAGACCGGGCGGGCAAGCTCGGTTGTCTGGCCGGCGGATACGTCGCAGATGTCGACGCCAGCCTGCTGGAACATTTTTGCGACCTCAACGGCTTCCTGCGGCGTCACGCCCTTTTCGCCGACCCAGTCATTGGCCGAGATGCGCACAGAGATCGGCTTTTCGCGCGGCCAGACTTCGCGGACGGCGTGATAGATTTCCAGCGGATAGCGCATCCGGTTTTCCAGCGAGCCGCCATATTCGTCGGTGCGGTTGTTGGTCACCGGCGTGATGAAGGACGACAGCAGGTAGCCGTGCGCGGCGTGGATTTCGAGCATGTCGAAGCCGCAGCGATCAGCCATCTCGGCGGCGGCGACGAACTGGTCGCGAACCAGATCCATGTCGGCGCGGGTCATTGCCTTCGGCGTCTGGTTTTCCGAAGACCAAGGCAATTCCGAAACCGACATCAGCGGCC
Protein-coding regions in this window:
- a CDS encoding acyl-CoA dehydrogenase family protein; the encoded protein is MPDRSFLDWPFFEDRHRALADKLEAWAAANIRHGDHGDVDAACRELVAKLGEGGWLTHSAVDPENAESGLDVRSLCIIRETLARHDGLADFSFAMQGLGTGAISLFGTPGQKREWLTKTRAGNALSAFALSEPKSGSDVANLDLAAREEGDSYVLDGEKTWISNGGIADVYTVFARTGEGAGAKGISAFIVPADTPGLSITERLEVIAPHPLARLSFQNCRVPKSAMLGKPGEGFRIAMSVLDVFRSTVAAAALGFARRALDESIARSTSRELFGAPMSELQMVQGHIADMALDIDASALLVYRAAWLKDSGAARVSREAAMAKLYATDRAQSVIDKAVQIHGGDGVRKGSVVESLYREIRALRIYEGASDVQKIIIARQTLARG
- a CDS encoding enoyl-CoA hydratase family protein — protein: MTDMAGYVAKHFRWRVEDGVAVITLDRPERKNPLTFDSYAELRDAFRALAYADDIKAVVFGSNGGNFCSGGDVHDIIGPLLDMDMKGLLRFTRMTGDLIKAMVNCGKPIIAAVDGVCVGAGAIIAMASDIRLATPEAKTAFLFTRVGLAGCDMGACAILPRIIGQGRASELLYTGRTMSAEEGERWGFYNRIVEPASLDAEALALAKRLADGPNFGHMMTKTMLNQEWSMSIEQAIEAEAQAQAICMQTLDFKRAYDAFVAHQKPVFQGD
- a CDS encoding MarR family transcriptional regulator — encoded protein: MSMPQPGEAPDMARQRLRVWLRLLKATRLVEATVRENLRVEFDTTLPRFDVLAALYRFEDGLKMSELSAALRVSNGNVTGIIERLVTDGLVLRVPVAGDKRATLVRLTKKGTEEFSRMAAAHATWVSAILEELPPEACEQMIGHLDTIGNSPKLTAKVNGDD
- a CDS encoding SDR family NAD(P)-dependent oxidoreductase — its product is MTDLTGKRALVTGGGSGMGATIARALADAGATVVISGRRMEPLADVAASSQRIVAMTADVTDEASVKALFERIAREVGELDIVVANAGAAESAPFHRTSLDLWRQMLDVNLTSVFLTFQQALAGMMKRREGRLIAIASTSSLKGYSYVSAYSAAKHGVLGLTRSLALELADTGITVNAVCPGFTLTPMLERSIETIIEKTGKSRDEAIATLTKTNPQRRFVLPEEVAQSVLYLCGPHSASVTGQALSISGGEI